Within the Solidesulfovibrio sp. genome, the region TCTTTTTTGCCCGCTCCCGGCCTCGCCCGTTCTCACGGACGCGAAGTGGTGTCTTTACCCGCTTCCCCGGGTCTTGGCAACATTTTTTTCGCGTCCCCTGGATATTTCCCGCCGCGAAGCCCGGGACGCTTCCGACGCGCGTTGTCATCACCGCCGAAACATCCTATATCAAAGATGCAATCCCATTCGCACCCGCAACCATATTGAAGGCAACCCCTTGAAAAATCTTCAAAAACACCACCGATTCTCCCTCTGGTACATCCTCATCGCCATCTGGGGCGTCCTGCTTCTCAACAACTTCATCGTCTCCACCTACGGCCCCAAGAACCTGCCCTACTCCGAATTCCTGCAGAAGCTCCAGGCCGGCGACGTGGAGGAAGTGTCCATCACCGGCGACGTCATCGCCGGCACCATGAAGGACAAGGCCAACGGCGAGGCCAAGGCCGTGGACTTCGTCACCCGGCGCGTGGACCAGAACCTGTCGAGCGAACTGTCCAAGTACAACGTCCATTTCCGGGCCCAGCCCGAGTCCACCTTCCTGCGCGACATCCTGTCCTGGGTCATCCCCATCCTCCTGTTCTTCGCCATCTGGTACGTCCTCATGCAGCGCCTCAACCCCGGCCAGGGCGTCATGGCCTTCGGCAAGAACAAGGCCCGGGTCTACGCCGAGAAGGACCTGGAGACGCGCTTCGCCGACGTGGCCGGCTGCGACGAGGCCAAGGCCGAGCTCGTGGAGATCGTCGACTACCTGAAAACACCCGAACGCTTCCAACGCCTGGGCGGCCAGATGCCCAAGGGCGTGCTGCTCATCGGCCCGCCGGGCACGGGCAAGACGCTTTTAGCCCGGGCCGTGGCCGGCGAGGCCGGGGTGCCCTTTTTCTCCATCTCCGGCTCGGAATTCGTGGAAATGTTCGTGGGCGTGGGCGCGGCCCGGGTGCGCGAGCTGTTCGTCCAGGCCAAGGAAAAGGCGCCCTGCATCATCTTCATCGACGAGCTCGACGCCATCGGCAAGTCCCGGGCCGGGGCCATCGTCGGCGGCCACGACGAGCGGGAACAGACCCTCAACCAGCTGCTCGTCGAGATGGACGGCTTCGACCCGCGCGTGGGCGTGATCATCATGGCCGCCACCAACCGGCCCGAAACCCTCGATCCGGCCCTGCTGCGGGCCGGGCGCTTCGACCGGCAGGTGCTGGTGGACCGGCCCGACGTGGCCGGCCGCGAGGCCATCCTCAAGGTCCACGCGGCCAAGATCGTGCTCGGCCAGGATGTGGACCTGGCGGTCATCGCCCGCAAGACGCCCGGCTTTTCCGGGGCGGACCTGGCCAACGCCATAAACGAGGCGGCGCTGCTCGCCGCCCGCAAGGACAAGGACGCCGTGGGCATGGCCGACCTGGAGGAGGCCGTGGACCGCATCATGGGCGGCCTGGAAAAGAAGAACCGCGTGATCAACCCCAAGGAGAAGCAGGTGGTGGCCTACCACGAGGCCGGCCACGCCGTGGTGGCCACCTTCACCCCCGGGGCCGACGCCGTGCACAAGATCTCCATCGTGCCGCGCGGCATCGGGGCGTTGGGCTGGACCCAGCAGCTGCCCACCGAGGACCGCTACCTCATGACCCAGACCGAGCTTCTCGGCAAAATCGACGTGCTGCTGGGCGGCCGGGGGGCGGAGCGCCTCGTCTTCGGCGACATCTCCACCGGGGCCCACAACGACCTGCAACGGGCCACGGACATCGCCCGGGCCATGGTGGCGGAATACGGCATGGGCCGCACGCTCGGCCCGGCCACCTTCCCGCGCCAGACCCGGCCGGTGTTTCTGGGCGGCGACCAGGGCGGCCTGGCCGGGCGGGAGTACTCCGAAGCCACGGCGGCCAAGCTCGACGCCGAGATCAAGGAGATCCTGGAGGCCTCCCAGGAGCGCGTGGCCGCGCTGCTCGGCCAGAAAAAGGCCTTGCTGGAAACCATCGCCCAGGCGCTCCTGGACAAGGAGACCCTGGACGAGGCGGCATTCAAGGCCCTGGTCGAGGCGCCCAGAGCCGCGTAGCCGTTCCGGGCTCCTCCCGCCACCCGGTCCGACAGGCATCCCCCCAACGGCAACCCAAGGAATCCGCCATGCGGCCGTTTTTGCGCCTTCCCCTCCCGACGGTCCTTCTGCTGTTGTGCCTGCCCGCCCTTTCCCCGGCCCAGGTCCTGACCGAATACGGCGACCCGGTCATGACCGTGACCGATCCGGCCAAGGCCGTGGCCACCGGCGCCACCAAGGCCAAGGCGCCGCCCCTGACGGCCGGGCAGCGCGTATCCCTGCTCGAGGCCAGGGACGGCCAGGGGTTGGTATCCGTGCCCTCCCCCGAGCCCCAGGTGGGCGTTTTCAGCGACTTCCTCTACCATGTGCCCATGGCCGCCCTGGCCTCCCTGCCCGGCAAGACCCACCTCGACCCGCCGGCCTGGTTGCCGGGGCCGGCCCCGGCCGCGGCCGTGAACCGGGACGTGGTGGCCTTCGAAAAAAACGGCTCCATCGTCGTCGCCTCGGCCGGGGGCAAAGCCACGGCCGTCGGCAGGGGCAGCGCGCCGGCCGTGTCGCCGGACGGCACGCGCCTGGCCTACACCCCGGAAAAGGGCGCGGGGCTCGTGCTCGTCCCCCTGGGCGGCGGGGCCAAGCCGGCGCGCCTGGGCAGCGGCAAGGAACCGGTGCGGCAGAAGGCGTTTTGCCCGGACGGGTCCAAGCTCGCCTGGTTCGCGGACGGGCAGGTGCTCGTGCTGGACCTGGCCCGGCCGCAGGCCAAACCGGCGACCGTGGCCGGCGCCCTCAAGCCGTTTTCGGCCTTGCAGGGGTTTACCAAGGATTGCGACGCCGTGGTGGTCCACAACGGCGACACGGTGCAATGGCTGGGGCTGGACGGCACGCTCCGGCGCAGCCTGCCGGTCGGCTCGTTCAGCAACGCCGAGGAAGGGTCGAGTTCGGACGAATACCTTCCGAGCCCGGCCGAGGCGAACCTGCTGCTGGTCGTCGGCACCACGGCAGGCACGGCCACCTTTCACCGCTGGGCCAGCGACAGTTCCGCAGCGCTCTATATATATGATATGGCTTCGGGCACGAACTACCGGCTGACGCCCCGGAACCTCGCCGTCGCGAGCGCGGCCTGGAGCCCGGACGGGAAGCGCCTCTATTTTTCCGCCCTGCCCGATACGCCGCCAAACGGCCCGCACCGCCTCTATCGGATCAACGCCGACGGCACGGGGC harbors:
- the ftsH gene encoding ATP-dependent zinc metalloprotease FtsH is translated as MKNLQKHHRFSLWYILIAIWGVLLLNNFIVSTYGPKNLPYSEFLQKLQAGDVEEVSITGDVIAGTMKDKANGEAKAVDFVTRRVDQNLSSELSKYNVHFRAQPESTFLRDILSWVIPILLFFAIWYVLMQRLNPGQGVMAFGKNKARVYAEKDLETRFADVAGCDEAKAELVEIVDYLKTPERFQRLGGQMPKGVLLIGPPGTGKTLLARAVAGEAGVPFFSISGSEFVEMFVGVGAARVRELFVQAKEKAPCIIFIDELDAIGKSRAGAIVGGHDEREQTLNQLLVEMDGFDPRVGVIIMAATNRPETLDPALLRAGRFDRQVLVDRPDVAGREAILKVHAAKIVLGQDVDLAVIARKTPGFSGADLANAINEAALLAARKDKDAVGMADLEEAVDRIMGGLEKKNRVINPKEKQVVAYHEAGHAVVATFTPGADAVHKISIVPRGIGALGWTQQLPTEDRYLMTQTELLGKIDVLLGGRGAERLVFGDISTGAHNDLQRATDIARAMVAEYGMGRTLGPATFPRQTRPVFLGGDQGGLAGREYSEATAAKLDAEIKEILEASQERVAALLGQKKALLETIAQALLDKETLDEAAFKALVEAPRAA
- a CDS encoding biopolymer transporter Tol — its product is MRPFLRLPLPTVLLLLCLPALSPAQVLTEYGDPVMTVTDPAKAVATGATKAKAPPLTAGQRVSLLEARDGQGLVSVPSPEPQVGVFSDFLYHVPMAALASLPGKTHLDPPAWLPGPAPAAAVNRDVVAFEKNGSIVVASAGGKATAVGRGSAPAVSPDGTRLAYTPEKGAGLVLVPLGGGAKPARLGSGKEPVRQKAFCPDGSKLAWFADGQVLVLDLARPQAKPATVAGALKPFSALQGFTKDCDAVVVHNGDTVQWLGLDGTLRRSLPVGSFSNAEEGSSSDEYLPSPAEANLLLVVGTTAGTATFHRWASDSSAALYIYDMASGTNYRLTPRNLAVASAAWSPDGKRLYFSALPDTPPNGPHRLYRINADGTGPTDLGPGFDPSVGTRPR